A window of Psychroflexus sp. ALD_RP9 contains these coding sequences:
- the hemH gene encoding ferrochelatase, with amino-acid sequence MKGVLLVNLGSPKSTKPKDVKTYLGEFLMDERVIDLPKFLRTILVKGIILNTRPKQSAKAYAKIWWDEGSPLIVLSERLQQKVDDMTSVPISLAMRYGEPSIKNGLQELYDQGVTEVLLVPLYPQYAMATTETIIVLAEELRDQFFPNINFTVVPPFYNHPDYVTVLARSIADQLDHVDYEHLLFSYHGVPERHIRKSDITKSHCKIDGSCCQTPSKAHQFCYRHQCYETTRLVGEKLGLKEGTFSTSFQSRLGFDPWLKPYTDRTIEKLAKSGIKKMAIATPAFVSDCLETLEEIAMEGEEIFHENGGEEFNFIPCINDRQDWVKTLSRWIDEWANQPVKDTKAS; translated from the coding sequence ATGAAAGGAGTTTTACTTGTAAATTTAGGATCACCAAAATCAACCAAACCTAAGGATGTTAAAACCTACTTAGGTGAATTTTTAATGGATGAGCGTGTTATTGACCTCCCAAAATTTTTACGTACCATTTTAGTAAAAGGCATCATTCTCAATACTAGACCAAAACAATCAGCGAAAGCTTATGCTAAAATTTGGTGGGATGAAGGTTCTCCTCTAATTGTACTTTCTGAACGCTTACAGCAAAAAGTAGACGACATGACGAGTGTTCCTATTTCATTAGCTATGCGTTATGGTGAACCTTCAATAAAAAATGGTTTACAAGAACTTTATGACCAAGGCGTTACAGAAGTTTTACTCGTTCCACTTTATCCGCAATATGCAATGGCAACGACCGAAACAATTATCGTGCTCGCTGAAGAATTAAGAGATCAATTTTTTCCCAACATAAATTTTACAGTTGTACCTCCATTTTACAACCATCCTGACTATGTTACTGTTTTAGCTAGAAGTATTGCGGATCAATTAGACCATGTTGACTATGAACACTTACTGTTTAGTTATCATGGAGTTCCTGAAAGACACATTAGAAAAAGTGACATTACTAAAAGTCACTGCAAAATAGATGGTTCTTGCTGTCAGACACCTTCAAAAGCACATCAATTTTGTTATCGCCATCAATGTTATGAAACAACACGTTTAGTTGGTGAAAAATTAGGCTTAAAAGAAGGTACATTTAGCACCAGTTTTCAGTCTAGATTAGGCTTTGACCCATGGTTAAAACCATACACAGACCGTACAATTGAAAAACTTGCAAAAAGTGGTATTAAAAAAATGGCCATTGCAACACCTGCTTTTGTCTCTGATTGTCTAGAAACCTTAGAGGAAATTGCGATGGAAGGTGAAGAAATTTTTCATGAAAATGGTGGAGAAGAATTTAATTTTATACCATGTATTAATGATCGTCAAGATTGGGTTAAAACCCTCAGTAGGTGGATTGATGAATGGGCTAACCAACCCGTAAAAGACACAAAAGCATCATAA
- the hemA gene encoding glutamyl-tRNA reductase: MYKYNVSKYQTFYAIGLSYQKADAETRGKFSLSLDQRKALLDQAEAIGLDAITVTSTCNRTEIYAFADDEDTIINLLCQFSHGNPNVFKEVGYIYQNRAAIAHMFRVGCGLDSQILGDFEIISQLKSAFTNSKKRHLINPFLERLINSVIQASRRIKNETAISSGATSVSFASVQYILDNIQDVTNKNILLFGTGKIGRNTCENLVKHTKNAHITLINRTKDKAEEVAGKFNLKVKDFSELQTEIRKADILIVATGAQNPTITEELIFPKKPLLILDLSIPKNVSDQVEAIEGVSLLHLDYLSQITDATLAKRKEHIPQAEGIIDEVKEEFYEWLDTRKFAPTIKALKDKFKLFQEEELDYQSKKIANFDKDQAEIISDRIIHKITRSFASHLRAANGSTEDSIALLKKVFDLEQQH; this comes from the coding sequence ATGTATAAATATAACGTTTCTAAATACCAAACTTTCTATGCGATTGGTCTAAGTTACCAAAAGGCAGATGCAGAGACAAGAGGAAAGTTTAGTTTGAGTTTAGATCAAAGGAAAGCGCTTTTAGATCAAGCTGAAGCAATCGGTTTAGATGCTATTACAGTTACATCTACTTGTAATAGGACTGAAATTTACGCTTTTGCTGACGATGAAGACACTATCATAAATTTATTATGTCAATTCAGTCATGGTAACCCAAATGTCTTTAAAGAAGTAGGTTACATTTATCAAAATCGAGCAGCAATTGCCCACATGTTTCGTGTAGGTTGTGGCTTAGATTCTCAAATCTTAGGCGATTTTGAAATTATTAGCCAATTAAAATCAGCTTTTACAAATTCTAAAAAGCGTCATTTAATCAATCCTTTTCTTGAGCGCTTAATCAATTCAGTTATTCAAGCAAGTCGAAGAATAAAAAACGAAACAGCTATTTCATCAGGTGCCACCTCGGTTTCATTTGCTTCAGTACAATATATTTTAGATAACATTCAAGATGTGACCAATAAAAATATTTTACTCTTTGGCACAGGTAAAATAGGTCGAAATACCTGCGAAAATCTTGTTAAGCACACAAAAAATGCTCATATTACGTTAATTAATCGTACTAAAGACAAAGCTGAAGAGGTTGCAGGGAAGTTTAATTTAAAAGTTAAAGATTTTAGCGAATTACAAACGGAAATTAGAAAAGCTGATATATTAATTGTAGCAACTGGGGCTCAAAATCCAACAATTACTGAAGAGTTGATTTTTCCTAAAAAGCCACTACTGATATTAGATCTGTCGATTCCTAAAAATGTATCTGACCAAGTTGAAGCAATTGAAGGTGTAAGCTTACTTCATTTAGATTATTTGTCTCAAATTACAGACGCAACTTTAGCTAAACGAAAAGAGCACATTCCGCAAGCTGAAGGTATTATCGATGAGGTAAAAGAAGAGTTTTACGAATGGTTAGATACCAGAAAATTTGCACCAACAATTAAAGCTTTAAAAGATAAATTTAAGCTTTTTCAAGAAGAAGAATTAGATTATCAAAGTAAAAAAATAGCCAACTTCGATAAAGACCAAGCTGAAATAATTAGCGATAGAATTATACATAAAATTACAAGAAGTTTTGCTAGTCATTTACGTGCTGCAAATGGATCTACCGAAGACAGTATAGCTCTTCTAAAAAAGGTCTTCGACCTTGAACAACAGCACTAA
- the hemC gene encoding hydroxymethylbilane synthase: MQQQPIIIGTRDSELALWQAKKVQDLLQKNGYSTELKPVKSQGDLNLDVPLYEMGITGIFTKTLDIALLNKDIDIAVHSMKDVPTALPKNVVKAAVLPRANHKDILIHKGLDFLSESGTIATGSLRRKAQWLHKYPHHKVENLRGNVNTRLQKLKDSNWNAAIFAAAGLERINLLPKQHVALDWMIPAPAQGAMLVVCLEENMQCLKAVEELNHQPTDLAVSVERDFLKTLEGGCTAPIGAHAEVKNHKIHLHAALFSLDGQQKYEIKKSAAVTDAKTFGVDCAREILAQGGDRLMQELRAIL; the protein is encoded by the coding sequence TTGCAACAACAACCTATAATTATTGGTACTCGCGATAGTGAATTAGCATTATGGCAAGCTAAAAAAGTTCAAGACTTACTCCAAAAGAATGGTTATTCAACAGAGCTTAAGCCTGTAAAATCTCAAGGTGACTTAAACCTAGATGTTCCGTTGTATGAAATGGGTATTACAGGTATTTTTACCAAAACCTTAGATATTGCTTTGCTTAATAAAGATATAGATATTGCTGTTCACTCTATGAAAGATGTTCCAACAGCTTTACCTAAAAATGTCGTTAAAGCAGCGGTTTTGCCAAGAGCAAATCATAAAGACATTTTAATTCATAAAGGGCTCGATTTTTTAAGCGAATCTGGTACAATTGCTACAGGAAGCCTACGACGTAAAGCACAATGGTTGCATAAATACCCACATCATAAGGTCGAAAATTTACGTGGTAATGTTAACACACGTCTTCAAAAATTGAAAGATAGTAATTGGAATGCTGCTATTTTTGCAGCAGCTGGTCTCGAACGTATCAATTTATTGCCAAAACAACATGTTGCTTTAGATTGGATGATTCCTGCTCCAGCTCAAGGTGCAATGTTGGTGGTTTGTTTAGAAGAAAATATGCAGTGTTTAAAAGCTGTAGAAGAGCTAAACCATCAACCAACTGATCTTGCAGTAAGTGTTGAAAGAGATTTTCTAAAAACATTAGAAGGTGGTTGTACAGCCCCAATTGGCGCTCATGCTGAAGTTAAAAATCATAAAATACACCTGCATGCCGCTTTATTTAGTCTTGATGGTCAACAAAAATATGAAATTAAAAAGTCTGCAGCCGTCACCGACGCTAAAACATTTGGAGTTGACTGCGCACGTGAAATTTTAGCCCAAGGTGGCGATCGATTAATGCAAGAGTTAAGAGCGATATTATAA
- a CDS encoding sensor histidine kinase, translated as MKIYNFINRIGFKKSYASKFLFIAFLGTHIPLIGIVLFVLFSPRENLNPTIVITSILIFTLIAAILTMIALNKLLDPIKIATKAMNTYSFNNTIIDVPKNYTDEAGVLLNKIHASLNQIENLSQERQNFTSMISHDLRSPLSSMVAIAEVIKHETKDKKIIEYSNMLNELGENALNMIKSILEVIESKNFKIEPNEMQEVNTITLIEKQLVNFKPLLKDKNISVYINELTKNTSMYVSPKLIASVIQNLISNAIKFSYKDSKININIEDKKNQLMVSFTDCGIGFNQEKSNKLFKKFTSASQKGTSNEDSSGIGLFLSKTIIEKHGGELIAFSKGQNKGATFTIKLPHKE; from the coding sequence ATGAAGATTTATAATTTTATCAATCGAATTGGCTTTAAAAAATCTTACGCTAGCAAATTTTTATTTATCGCTTTTTTAGGAACTCACATTCCTCTTATAGGAATTGTTTTATTTGTTTTATTTTCTCCTCGGGAAAATCTAAATCCAACGATTGTAATCACTAGTATTTTAATTTTTACGCTAATTGCTGCTATTTTAACGATGATCGCTCTCAACAAACTTTTAGACCCTATTAAAATAGCAACAAAAGCCATGAATACTTACAGCTTTAATAATACTATTATTGATGTTCCGAAAAACTACACAGATGAAGCTGGTGTTTTACTTAATAAAATTCATGCCTCTTTAAACCAAATCGAAAATTTATCTCAAGAACGTCAAAACTTCACAAGTATGATCTCTCATGATTTAAGGAGTCCATTATCATCAATGGTAGCTATTGCTGAAGTTATTAAGCATGAAACAAAGGATAAAAAAATTATCGAATATTCAAACATGCTTAATGAATTAGGAGAAAATGCGCTTAATATGATCAAATCTATTTTAGAAGTTATAGAATCTAAAAACTTCAAAATAGAGCCTAACGAAATGCAAGAAGTTAATACGATTACACTTATTGAGAAACAACTTGTAAATTTTAAACCACTCTTAAAAGACAAAAATATTTCAGTTTATATAAATGAATTAACTAAAAATACTTCAATGTATGTTTCGCCGAAACTAATAGCTAGTGTTATTCAAAATTTAATTTCAAATGCAATTAAATTCAGTTATAAAGACTCTAAAATAAATATTAATATTGAAGATAAAAAAAATCAACTCATGGTTAGTTTTACAGATTGTGGTATTGGTTTTAATCAAGAAAAATCTAACAAGTTATTCAAAAAATTTACCTCGGCTAGCCAAAAAGGGACCTCTAACGAAGACAGTAGTGGTATAGGATTATTTTTAAGTAAAACAATTATTGAAAAACATGGTGGAGAACTCATAGCATTTAGTAAAGGCCAAAACAAAGGCGCTACCTTTACCATAAAATTACCCCACAAAGAATAG
- the hemE gene encoding uroporphyrinogen decarboxylase, whose product MIKNDLFLRALKGETVSRPPVWMMRQAGRYLPDFMKLKEKYDFFTRCRTPELATEITVMPIHQVETDAAILFSDILVVPQAMNIEVEMKPGLGPWLPNPIRDKKGVDAAIVPNVYEELGYVYDAIKLTKEALNDEVPLIGFAGSPWTIFCYCVQGQGSKNFDKAKAFCFSEPELAHQLLQKITDTTIAYLKGKVEAGVDAVQLFDSWGGMLSPEDYQSFSWQYMQQIIDALRPEIPVIAFGKGCWFALEHMSKSGASALGVDWTCSPEMARKLTNNSITLQGNFDPSRLLSPIPEIEKMALEMVNRFGKDKYIANLGHGILPNIPVDHAKAFVNTIKSYGV is encoded by the coding sequence ATGATAAAAAACGATTTATTCCTACGTGCTTTAAAAGGTGAAACGGTTAGTAGGCCACCAGTTTGGATGATGCGTCAAGCAGGACGATATCTACCAGACTTCATGAAATTGAAAGAAAAATATGATTTTTTTACTCGTTGCCGAACACCTGAGTTAGCTACTGAAATAACAGTAATGCCAATTCATCAAGTTGAAACTGATGCGGCAATTTTGTTTAGTGATATTTTGGTTGTTCCTCAAGCCATGAATATAGAGGTAGAAATGAAACCAGGTCTTGGGCCTTGGTTGCCTAATCCTATTCGAGATAAAAAAGGGGTTGATGCTGCTATTGTACCCAATGTTTATGAAGAATTAGGCTATGTATACGATGCTATTAAATTGACTAAAGAAGCCTTAAATGATGAGGTGCCTTTAATTGGGTTTGCTGGTTCGCCTTGGACAATCTTTTGTTATTGTGTTCAGGGTCAAGGCTCTAAGAATTTTGATAAAGCAAAGGCATTTTGTTTTTCAGAACCTGAATTAGCCCATCAATTGCTTCAAAAAATAACTGATACCACCATCGCTTATTTAAAAGGAAAAGTTGAAGCTGGCGTAGATGCAGTGCAATTATTCGATTCTTGGGGCGGCATGTTATCACCAGAAGATTACCAAAGTTTTTCTTGGCAGTATATGCAGCAAATTATCGATGCTTTACGACCTGAAATTCCTGTGATTGCGTTTGGTAAAGGCTGTTGGTTTGCATTAGAACATATGTCTAAATCAGGAGCTTCAGCGCTTGGTGTTGACTGGACTTGCAGTCCAGAAATGGCAAGAAAATTAACCAACAATAGTATTACACTACAAGGAAATTTTGATCCTTCACGTTTATTATCGCCAATACCTGAAATTGAAAAAATGGCGCTTGAAATGGTAAATCGATTTGGAAAAGATAAATATATCGCCAACCTTGGTCATGGTATTTTACCCAATATTCCAGTAGACCACGCTAAAGCTTTTGTTAATACTATTAAAAGCTATGGCGTTTAG
- a CDS encoding CoA transferase subunit B produces the protein MLDKNGIAKRIAQEVKNGYYVNLGIGIPTLVANFVRDDIEVEFQSENGILGMGPFPTEAQVDADLINAGKQTITALPGASFFDSALSFGMIRGQHVDLTILGAMEVAQDGNIANWKIPGKMVKGMGGAMDLVGSAKNIIVAMMHTNKAGQSKLLKSCSLPLTGVKCVTKIVTNLAVLDIVDGQFKLIERAPGVSVEEIKNATEGDLIVEGEIPEMKL, from the coding sequence ATGCTTGACAAAAACGGAATTGCAAAACGCATTGCTCAAGAGGTAAAAAACGGTTATTATGTAAATTTAGGTATCGGGATTCCTACTTTAGTAGCTAATTTTGTGCGTGACGATATTGAAGTTGAATTTCAAAGTGAAAACGGAATTTTAGGAATGGGGCCGTTTCCAACTGAAGCACAAGTTGATGCCGATTTAATTAATGCAGGAAAACAAACAATTACAGCATTACCAGGTGCAAGCTTCTTTGATTCTGCCTTAAGTTTTGGAATGATACGCGGTCAACATGTCGATCTAACAATTCTTGGTGCGATGGAAGTTGCACAAGATGGTAATATTGCCAATTGGAAAATACCTGGAAAAATGGTAAAAGGTATGGGTGGTGCAATGGATTTAGTAGGGTCGGCAAAAAATATCATTGTTGCAATGATGCATACCAATAAAGCAGGCCAATCTAAGTTGTTAAAATCATGTAGTCTTCCATTAACTGGCGTAAAGTGTGTAACGAAAATTGTTACAAATTTGGCAGTCTTAGATATTGTTGATGGTCAATTTAAATTAATCGAACGCGCACCAGGTGTAAGTGTTGAAGAAATTAAAAATGCTACTGAGGGCGATTTAATTGTTGAGGGCGAAATACCAGAAATGAAGTTATAA
- a CDS encoding AraC family transcriptional regulator, translating to MELEKNIAKGSSRLIELESGLLLISIQHDLKEDICVKHDISSDFIQFHFCVKGNLKFNFNEGRYALNIKEDQSLLLYNPKRELPINLETDGQTWSVSVLISIKKLHTLFSAEANYIDFLTDDNKDKKYYNERPITPAMAVVLTQVLNFNLHPSIKTIYLKGKIYELIGLYFNRPEEADIEQCPFLDDEDNVKKIKLAKEVVIQRMAEPPSLNALAEEVGLSLKKLKEGFKEIYGDTVFSFLFDYKMDYARKLLEKGQHNVNEAGLAVGYSTASHFIAAFKKKFGTTPKKYIQSEK from the coding sequence ATGGAATTAGAAAAAAATATCGCTAAAGGTTCAAGTCGCTTAATCGAACTCGAGAGCGGTTTATTATTAATAAGTATACAACACGACTTAAAAGAAGACATTTGTGTAAAGCATGACATAAGCAGTGATTTTATTCAATTTCACTTTTGCGTTAAAGGTAACCTCAAGTTTAATTTTAATGAAGGTCGTTATGCTCTAAATATAAAAGAAGATCAATCATTACTTTTGTATAACCCAAAACGTGAACTACCTATTAACCTTGAAACTGATGGTCAAACTTGGTCGGTAAGTGTACTTATTTCTATTAAAAAATTACATACATTATTTTCAGCTGAAGCTAATTACATTGACTTTTTAACTGATGATAATAAAGATAAAAAATATTATAATGAACGCCCAATAACGCCTGCGATGGCCGTTGTATTAACACAAGTTCTAAATTTTAACTTACATCCCTCGATTAAAACCATTTACTTAAAAGGCAAAATTTATGAGTTAATCGGCTTATATTTTAATCGACCTGAAGAAGCCGATATTGAGCAATGCCCATTCTTAGATGATGAAGATAACGTTAAAAAAATAAAATTAGCTAAAGAAGTTGTTATCCAAAGAATGGCTGAACCTCCGTCACTTAATGCATTAGCAGAAGAAGTAGGCCTAAGCCTTAAAAAATTAAAAGAAGGTTTTAAAGAAATTTACGGTGATACAGTATTTTCATTCTTATTTGATTATAAAATGGATTATGCCAGAAAACTACTTGAAAAAGGACAGCACAACGTTAACGAAGCTGGTCTAGCAGTTGGTTATTCAACTGCAAGCCATTTTATTGCTGCATTTAAGAAAAAGTTCGGTACAACACCAAAAAAATATATTCAGAGTGAAAAATAA
- a CDS encoding CoA transferase subunit A, translating to MITKTVKSVNDALEGVQDGMTFMLGGFGLSGIPENAIAELVNRNIKDITCISNNAGVDDFGLGLLLKKKQIKKMISSYVGENAEFERQMLSGELEVDLIPQGTLAERCRAAQNGIPAFFTPAGYGTEVAEGKEVREFNGKPHILEHAFKADFAFIKAWKGDTAGNLIFKGTARNFNPNMCGAAKITVVEVEELVEPGELDPNFIHIPGVFVQRIFKGESFEKRIEKRTVRD from the coding sequence ATGATTACGAAAACTGTAAAATCGGTTAATGATGCACTTGAAGGCGTTCAAGATGGAATGACCTTTATGCTCGGCGGTTTCGGTCTTAGTGGAATTCCTGAAAACGCTATTGCAGAATTGGTTAATCGAAATATTAAAGACATAACTTGCATATCAAACAATGCAGGCGTAGACGATTTTGGCTTAGGTTTGCTGCTTAAAAAAAAGCAAATTAAAAAAATGATTTCGTCTTATGTTGGTGAAAACGCTGAGTTTGAGAGACAAATGCTTAGTGGTGAACTTGAAGTAGATTTAATCCCTCAAGGAACTTTAGCTGAACGTTGTAGAGCAGCACAAAATGGTATACCAGCATTTTTTACACCAGCTGGCTATGGTACAGAAGTAGCCGAAGGTAAAGAAGTACGTGAATTTAATGGTAAACCTCACATTTTAGAGCATGCTTTTAAAGCCGATTTTGCCTTTATTAAGGCTTGGAAAGGCGATACAGCTGGAAATTTAATATTTAAAGGTACCGCTCGAAACTTTAACCCAAATATGTGTGGTGCAGCAAAAATAACTGTAGTTGAAGTTGAAGAACTCGTCGAGCCTGGCGAACTTGACCCTAATTTCATCCATATTCCTGGTGTTTTTGTACAGCGCATTTTTAAAGGTGAATCTTTTGAAAAGCGCATCGAAAAACGCACAGTAAGGGATTAA
- a CDS encoding uroporphyrinogen-III synthase, which yields MARLLSTKKLTESQRQLVLNTSHSLVEYNAISTEVNQEVIPKKIIKNAIITSQTAAKICIKHQLKLKRVFCVGQKTARLLINAGYNVVLICTYANFLSQILVEAYRNETFDLLCSTQRLNTIPSALTSAGIDFKEHHIYSTLANYKSFSNQFDAVLFFSPSAVKSFFSVNEITPNYLVCIGETTAQSAKKFSKNISISRTTSIESCIARAIKLLQNQ from the coding sequence ATGGCAAGATTGCTTTCAACTAAAAAACTTACTGAGTCACAACGCCAACTAGTTTTAAACACTAGTCATAGTTTGGTAGAATATAATGCCATTTCTACTGAAGTTAATCAGGAAGTTATTCCAAAAAAAATCATTAAAAATGCTATAATTACCAGCCAAACAGCTGCTAAAATTTGCATTAAACATCAGTTGAAATTAAAACGCGTATTTTGTGTAGGTCAAAAAACAGCAAGGTTGCTGATAAATGCAGGCTACAATGTTGTCTTAATTTGTACTTATGCTAACTTTTTAAGTCAAATTTTGGTTGAAGCTTATAGGAATGAAACCTTTGATTTGTTGTGTTCAACTCAACGCTTAAATACCATCCCAAGTGCGCTAACTTCAGCTGGAATTGATTTTAAAGAGCATCATATCTATTCAACCTTAGCTAATTATAAAAGCTTTTCAAATCAATTTGATGCAGTGCTTTTTTTTAGTCCAAGCGCAGTAAAATCTTTTTTCAGCGTTAATGAAATAACACCGAACTATTTAGTTTGTATTGGCGAAACGACAGCTCAATCAGCTAAAAAGTTTAGCAAAAATATATCGATATCTCGTACAACTTCAATTGAAAGTTGTATTGCTAGAGCTATCAAATTATTACAAAATCAATAA
- the lpxB gene encoding lipid-A-disaccharide synthase, translating into MKYYIIAGEASGDLHGSNLIKALKAEDPQAQFRFWGGDLMAKAAQSKPIKHYRELAFMGFAEVLLNIRTIFKNIKFCKVDIAEYQPDVIIFIDYPGFNMRIAQWAKQKEIKTFYYISPQIWAWKENRIKKIKRDVDEMFVILPFEKKFYESKHNYKVHFVGHPLLDAIAQFKPDTLKAFKEKHRLDDREIIAVLPGSRKQEISKMLSTMLQMPSKFKNYQFVIAGAPSQDNSFYQQYTKKENISFVANETYNLLSHAKAAMVTSGTATLETALFEVPEVVCYKGNEISYQIAKRIITLKYISLVNLIMDAEIVTELIQNDFNEVRLKEELKLLLENSRVKKLKKDYKQLKEALGGVGASQKTAQLMVGLLK; encoded by the coding sequence TCTAATTTAATAAAAGCTTTAAAAGCTGAAGATCCACAAGCTCAATTCAGATTTTGGGGTGGCGACTTAATGGCCAAGGCTGCACAATCTAAACCCATTAAGCATTATCGTGAATTAGCTTTTATGGGATTTGCAGAAGTTCTACTCAATATTAGAACGATTTTTAAGAATATCAAGTTTTGTAAAGTTGACATTGCCGAATACCAACCTGATGTGATTATTTTTATTGATTACCCAGGATTTAATATGCGCATTGCTCAATGGGCAAAACAAAAGGAAATTAAAACGTTTTATTACATCTCTCCTCAAATTTGGGCTTGGAAAGAGAATCGCATTAAAAAAATTAAGCGTGATGTAGATGAAATGTTTGTGATTTTACCTTTCGAAAAAAAATTTTATGAAAGTAAACATAATTACAAAGTACATTTTGTAGGTCATCCTCTACTTGATGCCATTGCTCAATTTAAGCCAGATACTTTAAAAGCATTTAAAGAAAAGCATCGACTTGACGACCGTGAGATTATTGCTGTCCTGCCAGGTAGCCGAAAGCAAGAAATTAGTAAAATGCTAAGCACTATGCTCCAAATGCCCTCAAAATTTAAAAATTACCAGTTTGTGATTGCTGGTGCGCCTAGTCAAGATAATAGCTTTTACCAGCAGTATACAAAAAAAGAAAACATCTCATTTGTAGCTAATGAAACTTACAACTTACTCTCGCATGCCAAAGCTGCAATGGTAACTTCTGGTACAGCAACATTAGAAACTGCTTTATTTGAAGTACCTGAAGTTGTTTGTTATAAAGGAAATGAAATTTCATACCAAATTGCAAAACGTATTATTACTTTAAAATACATTTCTTTAGTTAATTTAATTATGGATGCTGAAATTGTTACTGAATTAATTCAAAATGATTTTAATGAAGTACGACTTAAAGAAGAATTGAAGCTTCTACTAGAAAATTCACGTGTAAAAAAGTTAAAAAAGGATTATAAGCAATTAAAAGAAGCTTTAGGAGGCGTTGGCGCAAGCCAAAAAACAGCCCAATTAATGGTGGGTTTACTAAAATAA
- a CDS encoding MATE family efflux transporter has translation MAKSNAEELGQAPISKLLIKQAVPASIGILVMSINILVDTIFVGNWIGSTAIAAINVVLPVSFFIAALGLAIGIGGSSIISRALGAKKYHKAITTFGNQISITLVLTLSMAALGLIFINQLIPLFGGKGEIFEPAKIYYRVVVIGVPILALAMMGNTVIRAEGKPKFAMVAMIIPSVGNLIMDYLFINILDYGMLGAAWATTGSYALCLSYIVWFFYSKNSQLRLKLSNLGFKKSILNEISSLGFVTLSRQAVVSVTYLILNNILFDLGGENAVTSYAIIARMLMFALFPVLGVTQGFLPISGYNYGANNFSRVRESINTAILYATGLGILVFAFIMFFSEEIVNVFTSNHTILEQAPNAMRWVFAAVPIIAVQLIGSAYFQAIGKAIPALLLTLSRQGFCFIPLVLILPQFYGEFGVWIAFPLADMLSTIITAIYLNREIKKNLIPENNNNRVKN, from the coding sequence ATGGCTAAATCAAATGCTGAAGAACTAGGTCAGGCGCCAATAAGTAAACTATTAATTAAGCAGGCTGTACCAGCTTCTATAGGCATTTTAGTCATGTCTATTAATATTTTAGTTGATACTATTTTTGTTGGCAACTGGATTGGTTCAACAGCTATTGCTGCCATTAATGTGGTTTTGCCTGTTTCTTTTTTTATTGCTGCACTTGGTCTAGCCATCGGTATCGGTGGCTCTTCAATTATATCGCGAGCACTTGGTGCTAAAAAGTATCATAAAGCAATTACTACTTTTGGAAATCAAATCAGCATTACTTTGGTTTTAACCTTAAGTATGGCTGCTTTGGGCTTGATTTTTATTAATCAACTTATTCCTCTATTCGGTGGTAAAGGTGAAATTTTTGAGCCAGCTAAGATTTATTACCGTGTAGTTGTTATTGGCGTACCCATTTTAGCCTTGGCGATGATGGGAAATACTGTGATTAGAGCCGAAGGTAAACCAAAATTTGCGATGGTTGCTATGATTATTCCGTCGGTTGGTAATCTTATAATGGACTATTTGTTCATAAACATCCTCGACTACGGAATGTTAGGAGCAGCCTGGGCAACCACAGGTTCATATGCATTATGTCTTAGCTATATCGTATGGTTTTTTTATTCTAAAAATTCACAACTCAGACTGAAGTTATCAAACTTAGGGTTTAAAAAATCAATCTTAAATGAAATCAGTAGCCTTGGCTTTGTTACACTTTCTAGACAAGCGGTCGTTAGTGTAACCTACTTAATTTTAAATAATATTTTATTTGATTTAGGAGGCGAAAATGCTGTTACTAGCTATGCTATTATTGCGAGAATGCTAATGTTTGCTTTATTCCCTGTTTTAGGAGTAACACAAGGGTTTCTGCCAATATCTGGTTATAATTATGGCGCAAATAATTTCAGTAGAGTTCGTGAAAGCATTAACACCGCAATACTTTATGCCACTGGTTTAGGTATATTGGTTTTTGCCTTTATTATGTTTTTTTCAGAAGAAATTGTAAACGTTTTTACTTCTAATCATACAATTCTTGAACAAGCACCTAATGCTATGCGTTGGGTTTTTGCTGCTGTACCCATTATTGCTGTACAACTTATAGGTTCGGCTTATTTTCAGGCCATTGGTAAAGCCATCCCAGCCTTATTGCTCACTTTATCACGTCAAGGATTTTGTTTTATTCCGTTGGTATTAATATTACCTCAATTTTATGGTGAATTTGGTGTATGGATTG